A single region of the Paramicrobacterium fandaimingii genome encodes:
- a CDS encoding GNAT family N-acetyltransferase, which yields MIKVLYSDDGVVMLRPLTMQDAEEHHAGQDDEYVTWLDDAESSEESVRRHIADVEKAWEAGGPFYSFAIVVDGALAGTITAEVGREGLESNQADIVYGLYPATRGRGIATRAVMLVVSFLDQIPGISEAITRVNPENPKSRSVAERAGFEPMTTAEAEADENDWLSTRVSLVPAEQR from the coding sequence ATGATCAAGGTGCTGTACTCCGACGATGGCGTCGTCATGCTGCGACCGTTGACCATGCAGGATGCCGAGGAGCACCACGCAGGGCAAGATGACGAGTACGTCACCTGGCTCGACGATGCCGAAAGCTCAGAAGAGAGCGTGCGCCGTCACATCGCCGACGTGGAGAAGGCGTGGGAGGCCGGCGGGCCGTTCTATTCGTTTGCGATCGTTGTCGATGGCGCGCTCGCCGGAACGATCACCGCAGAGGTGGGGCGCGAGGGTCTCGAGAGCAACCAGGCAGACATCGTCTACGGTCTGTACCCGGCCACACGCGGGCGCGGGATCGCCACGCGGGCCGTCATGCTCGTCGTGTCGTTCCTCGACCAGATTCCCGGCATCTCTGAGGCGATCACGCGCGTGAACCCCGAGAACCCCAAGTCGCGCTCGGTGGCCGAGCGGGCAGGCTTCGAGCCGATGACCACAGCCGAGGCCGAGGCGGACGAGAACGACTGGCTGAGCACCCGCGTCTCGCTCGTGCCAGCCGAGCAGCGATAG
- a CDS encoding response regulator: MIRVLVADDHPIVRSGIVGLLTDAEGIEVVGEAATGTEAVDRALGLRPDLVLMDLRMPGLDGTEATLAITAELPETRVLVLTTYESDDHILGAIEAGASGYLLKAAPSDEIIAGVRAVVEGDTVLAPSIAATLVKRMRQPGEPAAISLSPRETDVLRLVAAGKSNPQIGRELYIGEATVKTHLLHAFEKLGVSDRTQAVLRALDLGIIERGGSKP, from the coding sequence GTGATTCGCGTTCTCGTCGCAGACGACCACCCGATCGTACGCTCCGGCATCGTGGGGCTTCTCACTGATGCCGAGGGCATCGAGGTGGTAGGGGAAGCAGCGACGGGTACCGAGGCCGTCGACCGCGCTCTGGGGCTTCGGCCCGACCTTGTGCTCATGGATCTGCGCATGCCCGGTCTCGATGGAACAGAAGCCACGCTCGCCATCACGGCCGAGCTCCCCGAGACCCGAGTGCTGGTTCTCACGACGTACGAGAGCGATGACCATATTCTCGGCGCCATCGAGGCCGGAGCATCCGGGTATCTGCTCAAAGCCGCCCCATCAGACGAGATCATCGCGGGCGTGCGGGCCGTCGTCGAGGGCGACACCGTGCTTGCGCCGTCGATTGCGGCGACGCTGGTGAAGCGGATGCGGCAGCCAGGCGAGCCGGCGGCAATCTCGCTGAGCCCGCGCGAGACAGATGTGCTGCGGCTCGTCGCCGCGGGCAAGAGCAACCCGCAGATCGGCCGCGAGCTCTACATCGGCGAGGCGACGGTGAAGACGCACCTGCTGCACGCGTTCGAGAAGCTCGGCGTCTCTGACCGCACTCAAGCGGTGCTGCGGGCGCTCGACCTCGGCATCATCGAGCGCGGAGGAAGCAAACCGTGA
- a CDS encoding sensor histidine kinase, producing MNTRRWWDVAVGLVIVALCVVSVMDAGSSTAERWALVGLLLGLGVLYFAVLRRYMDVQIGQEREELPVALLTVGQFAMIGFAAATVALSADMMNTMVIVLPLIWLTSPGTRQAIPMNIVATTVLGAAFAFNQGWTESGNLTAFAIAGISTAFSIALGLWISRIANWGVDRARLLDELTHAQSALESAHRESGAAEERERIARDIHDTIAQSLTSIVMLAQRASREPDPAQTIALVEDTARDALSDARGLVAANAAVSAAASAPLEASLTRLGTRFTRETGVRVTTSVELSQQLPRELEVMLLRCVQEGLANVRKHANATVVSIGLRCTDAAVSLTVADNGRGLCGISIDDEHGFGLTGMRERVALVGGTLSISDAAGGGVTLAVTVPSPTSLTQESLS from the coding sequence GTGAACACACGTCGTTGGTGGGACGTCGCCGTCGGGCTGGTGATCGTCGCGCTCTGCGTCGTCTCGGTCATGGATGCTGGGAGCAGCACCGCCGAGCGCTGGGCGCTGGTCGGCCTGCTGCTCGGGCTTGGCGTGCTGTACTTCGCGGTGCTGCGCCGGTATATGGACGTGCAGATCGGGCAGGAACGGGAAGAACTTCCTGTCGCCTTATTGACCGTCGGCCAGTTCGCCATGATCGGTTTCGCCGCTGCAACGGTGGCTCTCAGCGCCGACATGATGAACACAATGGTCATCGTGCTGCCTCTGATCTGGCTCACCTCGCCCGGCACTCGTCAGGCGATCCCGATGAACATCGTGGCAACCACGGTACTCGGCGCCGCTTTCGCGTTCAACCAGGGCTGGACCGAATCCGGCAACCTCACAGCGTTCGCTATCGCGGGCATTTCTACGGCGTTCAGCATCGCGCTCGGTCTGTGGATCTCACGCATCGCCAACTGGGGAGTCGATCGCGCACGTCTGCTGGACGAGTTGACGCACGCTCAAAGTGCCCTTGAGTCTGCCCACAGGGAATCTGGAGCGGCGGAGGAACGCGAGCGCATCGCCCGAGACATTCACGACACCATCGCGCAGAGCCTCACGAGCATCGTCATGCTCGCACAGCGTGCCTCCCGCGAGCCGGATCCCGCGCAAACGATCGCCCTCGTCGAAGATACGGCGCGCGATGCCCTGAGCGATGCGCGCGGGCTCGTCGCCGCGAACGCCGCGGTCTCGGCCGCGGCATCCGCCCCTCTCGAAGCCAGCCTCACACGGCTCGGAACGCGCTTCACCCGCGAAACCGGTGTGCGGGTAACGACGAGCGTCGAGCTGTCACAGCAGCTGCCGCGCGAACTCGAAGTGATGCTGCTTCGCTGCGTGCAAGAAGGGCTCGCGAACGTGCGCAAGCATGCCAACGCGACGGTCGTCTCGATTGGGCTGCGCTGCACCGATGCCGCTGTCTCGCTCACCGTCGCAGACAACGGGCGCGGTCTCTGTGGCATTTCGATCGACGACGAACACGGGTTCGGACTCACGGGCATGCGTGAGCGCGTCGCGCTTGTTGGAGGAACCTTGTCGATTTCGGATGCCGCTGGCGGCGGCGTCACGCTCGCCGTCACTGTGCCGAGCCCAACCTCGCTCACACAGGAGTCCCTCTCGTGA
- a CDS encoding ABC transporter permease, protein MSTTQASTVASTRVGALPSFSPLRTISLGLRRIPLELKMYFRAGDQVFFTFLFPTLIYSLFATVFSEQDLPGELTMATYYLPGLIAGAILLSGVQNLATDIAVEKSDGTLKRLGGSPLSPVSYFVGKLGQVIVTSLLQIGLLVAVAVLAFGAQLPTTAEAWGIIVWVYVLGIAACAFAGIALSAVPRSGKTASAVVIPIVLVLQFVSGVYLQFSMLPEWLQTASGLFPVRWMAQGLRAAFLPDTWAAQEPNGSWDLWLVALNLVAWIVAALVLSRLTFRWIHKDR, encoded by the coding sequence ATGAGCACCACACAGGCCTCAACAGTCGCCTCGACTCGCGTCGGCGCGCTTCCGAGCTTCTCGCCCCTGCGCACGATCAGCCTCGGTCTTCGCCGCATCCCGCTCGAACTCAAGATGTACTTCCGAGCGGGAGATCAGGTGTTCTTCACCTTCCTCTTCCCTACTCTCATCTACTCGTTGTTCGCCACTGTCTTCAGCGAGCAGGATCTGCCAGGCGAACTGACTATGGCAACGTACTACCTGCCCGGATTGATCGCCGGCGCGATCTTGCTCTCTGGTGTGCAGAATCTCGCCACCGACATCGCTGTCGAGAAGAGCGACGGCACGCTCAAACGGCTGGGAGGATCTCCGCTGTCTCCCGTCTCGTACTTCGTCGGAAAACTCGGTCAGGTCATCGTAACGAGCCTGCTGCAGATTGGGCTTCTCGTTGCGGTCGCCGTGCTCGCGTTCGGAGCGCAGCTGCCCACAACGGCTGAAGCGTGGGGAATCATCGTGTGGGTCTATGTGCTCGGCATCGCCGCGTGCGCATTCGCTGGCATCGCTCTCTCGGCCGTGCCGCGCTCAGGCAAGACAGCGTCGGCCGTTGTCATTCCGATCGTGCTTGTACTGCAGTTCGTCTCGGGGGTCTACCTGCAGTTCTCCATGCTTCCAGAATGGCTGCAGACGGCATCGGGGCTCTTCCCCGTGCGCTGGATGGCGCAGGGTCTGCGCGCGGCATTCCTTCCCGATACCTGGGCTGCTCAGGAGCCGAACGGCAGCTGGGATCTGTGGCTTGTCGCTCTCAACCTCGTTGCGTGGATCGTCGCGGCGCTTGTGCTGTCGCGCCTGACGTTCCGGTGGATCCACAAGGACCGCTGA